The DNA sequence CATCAAATGATATTATTGAACATGTTGATAAAGATTTACTGGATACACAAGCAGTGGTTGCCAAACAAGCAAAAGGGTGGTTACACAGTGTAAAACGGTGGCTTGGCGTATCAACCGAGCAAAGCAATAAAACCCAAAACCAGGATGCAATGCCAAATATTTTTGAGATAGTAGCTGGAACAATTGACATTATGGAATATATGAATACAACCCTTATGATAACGTATAATAAGCCTGATGTGCTTGTTGAGCCAAATCTTGTTGAAGTTGGTACGCTGGATTTTACAAAAGTTGATATTCTTTTACACGAAGGTTTTGCAGCCTGCCAGCGGGTTGAAAAAGATATAACTCGTAAAGTAGTCAGGTGGATGTAATGACGAAAAGCAAGGCACAGTTATTAGAGGATTTACGCCTTAATGATATTGGCAATTGCACCCGTTGTAAGCTCCATACAACACGCACTACAATTGTATTTGGCGAAGGCAATCCAGAAGCTTTGGTCATGTTTATTGGTGAAGGGCCTGGTAAAGACGAAGATGCTCAGGGCAGACCATTTGTGGGCAAAGCGGGACAGCTTTTAACTGCTGTCATTGAAAAGGGTATGAAACTAAAGCGCAGCGATGTGTATATTGCCAATGTAGTGAAATGCAGACCAACAGTAAATTTAGAATTGATGCGCGACAGACCACCGGATGATGAAGAAACAGCCGCTTGCGGTCCGTTTTTAAAAAAGCAAATAGAGATTATAAAACCAAAAGTAATTGTGACATTAGGAAACCCTTCAACAAAATTTTTGGTTAATCCAAAGGAAGGCATAACAAAAGTGCGTGGTGTATGGCATATCTATAATTCAATTCCTGTAATGCCCACCTTTCACCCTTCATATATTTTGCGTAATGGTGGCGACAACAGCCCGCTTAAACGTCTGCTATGGGAAGATATCAAAAAGGTTATTGCATATTGTAATGGCGAAATCACGTTGGAAGATATATTTGGGAAATCTCCCATAACGTTAGATTTGAGTATAAACCACGACACCAGTGAAAAACGTGATGATGAAGTACAGGGGAGTTTGTTTTAAAATGCTGTATGTATTGCAGGCAGCGATTGCTGTTGCTATCGCCCAATACAATTATTATGTATTTGATGATACATGATAGGTATGTTATCAAATAATTGAATATATACTATTTTACAATAATCTTTTGTGGGGGTATGTGTATGGCAACAATTGAGGTGAAGGAAATTGATATTAATGACAAAAAAATGATGAAGCAGTTTATCATGCTTCCATGGAAAACAAAGATTTACGAAAATGATCCAGCATGGGTGCCACCTATTATTGCTGATCAAAAAAAGCTTTTTAATCCAAAAACAGGATATTTTTATGAAATAGGACAGGTTGCATATTTTTTGGCGTATAAAAATGGTACACCTGTTGGTAGAATTACAGCGCACATTAACAGATTATATGAAGAAAAATATAATACAGAGACTGGCTTTTTTGGATTCTATGAGGCCATTGATGATCTGGATGTGGCACGTGCGTTATTTACTGCTGCTGAGGACTGGTTAAGAAAAAAAGGAAAAACCCGTGTTGAGGGACCTCAGAGTTTTTCAATTTATGATTCAGTTGGGTTTGAGGTATTGGGCGAAGATATAATGCCGGTAGTAGGGCTTTTTCACTTTGCTCCATATTATAAAAATCATGCAGAAGCATGTGGCTATACCAAATGTATTGACTGGCACTGCTTTTTAGTTAAAAAGATTGATGATTATAAACCGTATTTAAAAGATGTACGTGAAAATATAATGAAGACACAGGATGTTAAGTATGTGTACTACACACCAAAAGAATTAAAAAAGCGTGCAAAAGAAATTCATGAAATTTTTAATAAAGCATGGGAAGGTAACTGGGGACATCTGCCATTGACACAAAAGCAATTTGATATGCTTGTTGAGGAATTAAAATTGGTTGCAGTGCCTGAGCTTATAGTCTTTGCCGAAAAAGATGGCAGAACTGTTGGATTCATTGTATCACTACCTGATATGAACCCTGCACTAAGGATACTCAATGGACACCTATATCCATGGCGGTTGATAAAAGCATTGAGGTATATCAAGAAAGTAAAAAAGATACGCACAATAATTATGGGTGTATTGCCTGAGTATCGGGGGCAAAAAATTGATGATGTGTTTTATCTTTACACAATAGAAAATGGTATACGGCTTGGTTATGTTGAATCTGATTGCTCATTAATTGTTGAGACTAATTATAAAATGATTGGAGCTCTTAAGCCGCTTAAAGCGCAAATTTATAAAACCTATCGTATTTATGAAAAGAAAATATGATATAAAATACAAAGCTGTTACAACAGTTTGAAAAGATTTTATTAAAAAGCACCCTTGAGCTATGAAGAATTACTTGCGTTGATTGATGGCATGTGGAAATTAGGCGTAAGCTTAGGGGTGCTACAGCCTAAGCACACCTTTAGAAGGCTCCTAAGCTGGTATCTGCATTGCGTGGATATTAAATTGTTTAAGGAAGAAATAACAAGAATTTGTAAGGCGTTATATCATAATAACATACCATACATGGTAGTTGGGGTGCAGACAGTATTTTTGTATGGTAAGCTGTGCCTTACGCGCGATATAGATATAACGCTGGGTGTTGATGTTAAAATGTAGTATGCTTCCGCTGAAAATGTTATAATTTAAAAAATATTTGCTGGAAGAAAAAAAGATATTGAAGGTGGTAGAATTATCATTGCAAGGCAAAAAATTGATGATACATATATAATAAAATGGTTGCAAGATTTTGACAAAGCTTTTGATAAGTAATTTGTTGCTATATAATAAGAAATTAATAATCAAAGATAAGTTGTTTTTCATTCACTGTGGTATTTATGAAACGAAACCTAATTAGCGGACAAACAAAAACTGAAGAAATTGCAAATGTCATTACTCACAGTATTGGCATTGCGCTTGGCATTGCAGGCCTTGCTATTTTAGTTGTGTATGCATCAATAAAGGGTGATCCATGGAAGATAGTTTCATTTGCTATTTATGGAGTTACAATTATAGTTCTCTACAGTGCATCAACAATGTATCACTCAATAAAAAATATTAGCTTTAAAAAGTTTTTTCAGGTGTTGGACCACTCCTCAATTTTTTTACTTATTGCTGGCACTTATACTCCATTTGTACTTGTGACTATGCGTGGTGGGTGGGGATGGTCAATTTTTGGAATTATATGGGGACTGGCAATTGCCGGCATTATAGTTAAAATTATAATGGGTACAGGCGGCGATAAGCTTTCTACTATAGTATATCTTGCTATGGGCTGGCTCATAATCATTGCATTTCATAAAATAATTGCGGTGCTACCCATTATGGGAATAATGTGGCTTGTAATTGGGGGGTTGTGTTATTCAATGGGGACAATATTTTTTTTGCTGGATAATAAGTTGCCCTTTAATCATTCAATATGGCATTTGTTTGTATTAGCCGGAAGTATAACACATTTTTTTGGTATACTTTTTTATGTGCTGCCGTATTAAATGTATTTATTTAACAATATCCTAATAGATGTAGATGCAGAGGAATCTTGTAGTCGGATCCATGATAGTACCTATCCACACCATAATACAAATTTATTTTCTGATAGTATTTTAAACCTTTAAACTGGGAGTGTCCTTTACTTCTGCATCCTATTTCAAGTAAAATTTTTTTGCCTTCATGTAACTCTTTGAATAACTTTCGATAGTTTTTTATAAAATGCACCTCATCTATAAAAAAAGATGAAATATCATATTCCTTATGCAATGTAATAATAATTTTCTTTATATCGATGCTATGATCTAATGTATCAACAGATATGTACATGCTTGCAGGTATTTGGTTTCGTAACTGCCACAGTAGTACAGTTTT is a window from the Spirochaetota bacterium genome containing:
- a CDS encoding hemolysin III family protein, which translates into the protein MKRNLISGQTKTEEIANVITHSIGIALGIAGLAILVVYASIKGDPWKIVSFAIYGVTIIVLYSASTMYHSIKNISFKKFFQVLDHSSIFLLIAGTYTPFVLVTMRGGWGWSIFGIIWGLAIAGIIVKIIMGTGGDKLSTIVYLAMGWLIIIAFHKIIAVLPIMGIMWLVIGGLCYSMGTIFFLLDNKLPFNHSIWHLFVLAGSITHFFGILFYVLPY
- a CDS encoding GNAT family N-acetyltransferase, producing the protein MATIEVKEIDINDKKMMKQFIMLPWKTKIYENDPAWVPPIIADQKKLFNPKTGYFYEIGQVAYFLAYKNGTPVGRITAHINRLYEEKYNTETGFFGFYEAIDDLDVARALFTAAEDWLRKKGKTRVEGPQSFSIYDSVGFEVLGEDIMPVVGLFHFAPYYKNHAEACGYTKCIDWHCFLVKKIDDYKPYLKDVRENIMKTQDVKYVYYTPKELKKRAKEIHEIFNKAWEGNWGHLPLTQKQFDMLVEELKLVAVPELIVFAEKDGRTVGFIVSLPDMNPALRILNGHLYPWRLIKALRYIKKVKKIRTIIMGVLPEYRGQKIDDVFYLYTIENGIRLGYVESDCSLIVETNYKMIGALKPLKAQIYKTYRIYEKKI